The window TTTTGCACCGTGCATGCATCATACACCTCGTCCATGTGCATTCACTACTGTTCCTTCCTCGTCTTCCTTTTAATACCCCTCATAAATAGGAGACAACCACAAGTGTTTTCCTTAAGTTGCTTCATTGTCAATTTGATCTTCTTGTACATGCTGCTACTCTGTCTTTTGCCTTTTGGtccttttgttttgtttatatCCACAAGAACCAGGACATGGTAGGTTGACCTGAGGTCAATCATGTAAAGGGAAGATCTCTTGCTGCTGCTAGTTGCAGTGTGGCAATCTGCCAAGTGCAGCAGCAGTTTGATGCTTTTTACCTAAGGAGCAAAATTCTCTCTCctatattaaatgtggatgttGGCTGAATAGCAGGCCAGCAAAAGAGCTAATAATAATCTTCTGCAATTTTCATTgaagattaaattttgattataaacATGCAGATGTAGTCGACTATGTGCATATTTATGATCGAAAACATGCTCATCGGAATCATTCAATCCCCATATCTCCCTCCATTCAACACAAGGTTTCAGCAATAAAGAAGAAAGGCATCTTATCTGTATACATATCTCCTTCACATCTGTCAACTTTGCCATCCCATTCATTAACCAAGACGACGACGAGATTGAGACAGTGGGAATAGCAATTGGAACCAATGGAAGCTTTTAGTGCCTTGTAATCTCcgatttatattatttatgagcTTCCAGCTTGAGTCTTCTCAGGTCCACACTGCAGCAACACCGACTGGACCATTTAAATCATTGCAACTTTCATCCCTCTCTGAGCCGCGGCTCCAAGCCGCGCCGATTTAAGGAAAAGGGCatataaaataaagaaagaacgACGGGAGGTGGGATCGCCTCCAACGAATGTAGCTTTCCAATTTGATTGCTGTAAAGTGACGGAGGACAAGTTTAAGTTTGCGAAGATGGACGGTTAGTGTAGGAATTTTATGGTTTTGTTAACAATGTGTGCTTGGGAAGGATCCTCACCCCGAGACCAACTATAGGGGCACCTCCTGCTGCGGCTACGCTCTTCATCCCCTACCCTGCGACGCTCCCCCTCTACTCGCCTCGAATGGGAAAAAGGCAGCTCCTTTTCCAGTCTCTTTCTGTGATTTCCTCGAAGCAATCTTAGACGCGGAGCAGGTCCGTCAATCTTTCGTGGAATTGATCGCGGCGTTGAGATCCCCGCAAATCAGTTGCTGGAGTAGAGGTCGATTCGTCGACCAGTTGGTGGAGATATAGATAGAAGAGCGATGGACGAAGGAGCCAACGAAGCGGCAGCTCCGGAAGTGCCAACGGCGGCGGGGAGGGTGGTGGATAGGCTGGCGGAGGCGGTGGAGGAGATCGCCGGCATCTCCGACTACCGGAACGCTTACAAGAAGCAATTTTGCAACCTCTCGCGGCGGATCAAGCTGCTCGCGCCTATGttcgaggagctcaaggagagcaaCGATCCGATTTCGAAGCCGGCGGTCGGCGCCCTGGAGAAGCTCAATCGGGCCCTCGATTCGGCCAAGGACCTCCTCCGGCTGGGGAGAGAAGGGAGCAAGATTTTCCTGGTATGTCGAAGCGGCGTCGCCGAAGCTTTTCCGTTTCGTTTTCTCTCATTTCTATCCTCTTTGTGTGAAATGCGGCACCTTTTTCTTTCTGGTATCCCGTGAGCTCAATTTTAAGTCTTTCCTGGAAATCAAGaccatttttttctcttttatttcttGTTCTAACCTTTCTATTAGATCCTGCATACTTACTGCCGTTGTTAGGAAAATCGGCCGCATCCTCGAAATTGAAAATTGTTTTCTTAATCTTTTTGAATAATGCTATGATTTAGGAGCTGTGTGGTTTTCCTCGGCAGAATAACTTTGTTCTGAAAGTAATATATAAGCATTTAGATTTATGTGGTTTCATGAATGGCTATAAGAAACTAGGATTAGAATGAAACCTATCAGCTGTTAAGTTTGAAGCAATTGTTTGTCTGGGAATTTTCTGTTCTTTGTTATCAAAATTGTGGAGCAAGATTCAGTTTGTCAAAaagatttatttcttttatatatgCACAATATTTGCAATATCTTTTCCCTTCACTTAAGGCAAATCTTTGATAGGTATACCAAATTGTTTCTAGCTTTGGAAGATAAAATTTTGTTCCTCTGATGTGATCAAGGGATTATGATTTGATTTCTTGGGAACTTGTTATGAGTCCAAACTCTTGAAGTACATTTCAGTGACATACATTGTCCACAGTTCACTTGGAGTGCAATAGGTGAATAAGAAAATTCAATGATTGCTTTGCTGTATATGTGCTTTTTATGGGTATGTACAAGAATACAATGTCACTCGGAACCTTTCTGTTAAGACCTTGGTCGATAAGGAAAAGAATCGTGTTAGGTGAATTAACACGATTCTTGTTCTACACAAGCCGGGCCATATTCACAAGCATTCTAGAAGATCGGCCACCATGCTTAGTAAATGCAGGTGTACATTCAATGGACCAATTGATTCTATTATATGTTAGCACACTATCAGTAGCTTTAAGTGGCTCTAAGTAAAAGATGACTTAATCTTGAATAATCATAGAAGTGCAGCCTAGTGGATGAGGCACTTTCTGCCATTGCTGTCAGATGGTCAGAAGGATAAGAACCAACCTACCTATATAGGGTCACTTACCcaccaaaaagaaagaagaaaagcagCACTGTCCAAGTTGATTTCAACAATAGCAAGGTTGTCCATATCTGATGCTTTGAGATTCCCCTATCAGATTTTGAACAAGCCAGACATTTCAAAGGTTCAGTTTTTATGATCACAGTTCTCAGGATGATCCTTCTTGGGTGGCTTTGCTAGCAGATTCTTATTGTCCATAGGCCTAAACTGCTCCCACATGTAACAAAGCGATTGTCAATCCCTGCACTTACTGCTTAAATTCTTTAGTTTTGCTTATTAGCTTTGGCATGACAAATCTGATCTTGACACTTCCTTTGCAATTGTTGGGTTTCTTTTTCCAGATCTTCCTTGTTATTGCTTTCAAGAACAGATGTGTACAATTCGAGTAAGTTTGTGGTGTCTAATCCATATATGCTTTGGCACTGGTAATTCAGCATACACTGGAAAAGAATTTCCAGTATGTTCGGTGTTTTATGTCCAACCTCTCATACATGCCATTGCTACCAAGAGGTTCACCAGACTATCATCTTTTAGCTGTTGGAAAATTTAATAAGCAAAGGCAACATATAATAAGTAAAGAAGACATCTAATCTGAACAAGTGTTTGATGATAAAAATGTTCTATCCTTGAAATTGGCCAAACATAGGTGAATGTAACTAAAAGTGGTActtaatatgtaaaaaaaaaaaaaaaaggaaatgagaAAGGAAGGCACCGCATAGGGAACTGAATAGGGAAACTCATGAGGAAAAGAGCAAATGGATCTCCCTCGTATCATCCTAAGAACTGGTGAATATAATGTTGAGGAGGATCTCTTTCAGGGCATCAAAAGAGCTGGTGAATATAATGTTGAAGAGGCTAACAGAGTCCAACCTTAGACGATGTGAAGGGAGTAATGGACAAAGAGGGGTTGTCATGATGCAATTGACAGGGTTAACATACTAACCCTGTTATGAGGTTCTTGGAGAATCACAATCTTCCTCACTCGAGATGTGAGATTTATGGCACCAAAATGCTGACTTGTGTGCGCATTAAGGTTCTACGTGTAATCCAAAATCATGCATTTGTTGGTGGCATAGATTTATGCTATGATGTGCCTTTTGATCTCTGTGAATAGAGGTTTGTTTCTTGAAGGAAAAAACGATCTTCACGACCAACAGTTTGTCATGAAAAGATTGAATGGTCCTTTCTCTGTCTTACATAGTATAATTCATGTTTCCTAAACCTTATGTAAATATGGCAATTTTGGTGTATACAATTGATTTTCTGAACTATGCATCAATTATATTGGAAGCATGAACTGGAGAAACCTATCTGGTATCTGATTTCTTCCTGCTGCTTAGCATGGATTTGTACTTGTGCGAAATTCTTAGTGGTGTCTTCTTCTGTCTGCAGTCACCAATTTCTGCACTTCTGTTTCCAGGTCTTGGAACGAGACAGAATAATGGAAATGTTCCAAGTTGTTACATTTCAACTGGAACAAGCTTTGGATAAAATTCCCTTTGATGAGATTGACATATCAGATGAAGTAAAAGAACAGGTAAACTATCAATAATGATATTCTCTCCCTTCAACTTAATTATTAGTGTCATTTAAGAAACTATATGTGGGGTTAACAATTTTATTGTCCTTATTCCTCCATCATATCCAAACAGCATTTATATATTAACTTTCTAGTTCAAATGCCTACAAAGTTCAGCATTTTGTACAGGTTGAACTTGTGCATTCTCAGTTCAAAAGAGCCAAAGAACGGATTGATGCTACTGATACTGAGCTGCACACTGATCTATTGTCCGTCTACAGTATGAGTGCTGATGCCAAAGTAGACTCTACAATCCTACAGAGTTTGGCAGAAAAATTACAGTTGATGACCATATCAGATCTCAAACAAGAATCAATTGCATTGCATGAGATGGTGGTCTCCAGTGGCGGAGATCCTGGAAAAATTATTGAAAAGATGGTAATGCTGCTAAAGAAGGTAAAGGATTTTGTGCAGACACAGCAATCAGAAATGGGCACTCCAACAAATCCTAGGGTTCTTCCATCTCATGGAACAACTAAAACACCTATTATTCCTGATGACTTTCGCTGCCCTATATCCCTGGAGCTGATGGGAGATCCAGTTATTGTGTCCACTGGACAGGTATAAATATCCTAGATTTTGACTCTACTAGGTTGTATCTCTCATGGGCCTTGAAGATAACTGTAACTATTTATATCCTCTTCTACAGACTTATGAACGGGGATACATCAAGAAATGGCTGGAAGCAGGGCACAACACATGCCCCAAGACACAACAGAAACTATCCAGCACATCATTAACACCAAATTACGTCCTTCGCAGCCTCATAATGCGGTGGTGTGAGGAAAATGGGATGGAACCACCCAAGCGCCCAGCTCAAACTGGCAAGCCTCCATCAGATTGCTCTGCAAGTGAACATGCCAAAGTTGTTGATCTTCTCCACAAGCTATCATCACAGAACCTTGAAGACCAACGATCAGCTGCTGGTGAGCTTCGCCTTCTTGCCAAGAGAAATGCTGACAATAGGGTGTGCATAGCTGAGGCTGGTGCTATACCTGTTCTGGTGAGTTTGCTCGTTACCCATGATATGCGCACACAGGAGCACGCCGTTACTGCACTTTTGAACCTCTCTATCTTTGAGGAGAACAAGGGGAAGATAATCGTCTCTGGTGCTGTGCCCGGGATAGTGCATGTTCTTAAGAGGGGCAGTATGGAAGCAAGGGAGAATGCGGCAGCGACACTCTTCAGCCTCTCTGTGGTGGACAGGAATAAAGTCATAATTGGCGAGTCGGGGGCAATCCCCCCTCTTGTTTTGCTGCTAAGTGAAGGTAGTCAAAGAGGCAAAAAGGATGCAGCAACTGCTCTCTTCAACCTGTGCATTTACCAGGGGAACAAGGGAAAGGCTGTAAGGGCTGGGGTGATTCAGACGCTGATGGGGCTCTTGACAGATCCAGAAGCTTCTATGATGGATGAAGCGCTTGCTATCATGGCAATACTCTCAAGTCATCCCGAGGGAAAGGCAGCAATCACGGCCGCAGAGGCACTGCCAGTGCTGATAAAGGTGATAAGAAGTGGATCACCGAGAAACAAGGAAAACGCAGCAGCTGTTTTGGTGCATCTCTGTAATggggagcagcagcagcaacatctGGCTGAGTTGCAGGAACAGGGGATGATGGAACCATTGTTTGCAATGGTAGAGAGTGGCACTGACAGAGGCAAGAGGAAGGCTGCGCAGTTGCTCGAACGAATGAACAGGTTTCTGGATCAGCAGAAGGAAGCTCATGTTCAAGCTAAGGCTCAGACTCGAGCTTGGATACAGGGTCTGGTGGACAGGTCAAGAGATACAACTGCGTCAGCTTCGACCGATACATAGCTGGTTTTTTAACAAAGGTGAAGTAACTTGCTGTTATCTAATTATAAGACCGGAGGGGTGGAAGATCACCTGCCTTGAAAAGTTAATTGGCTTGTTATTATGTTTGAGTTGGGGAGATAGGCTGGATGCGTATAATCGCGACCGCCGTAAGCAGGAAAATAGGTCAGAAAGTCCCGAAAGAGTTGTTTGTAACGTGTGCCATGGTGATAATTTAAGGTATCTCATCCTCAAATTTTACGGAGGAGCGGCATCTGTTGGACGAGACACTAAGCTTTGAAAATTTTCAGGCATCATGATTCATTATTTATTCTACCTCTGTGGCTGCATTAGGCTGATTAATTGGTCATTTGTCTCTGTTTTAGTATTCGATTTGATGGCTATGCTTCTTGTTAAGACTACAGCTTGAATCATGCTCGCATGTGTATCTGAAGGCACAGTATCCGAGTAAAGAGGATGCGTTCACAGAGCACAATGCGTGCCATCGATATGAACATGAAACTCATCTCTTGCACTATTGTGCGTGTTGATTTTTTCTTGTGGAATGCGTAAGTAAAAAAAGAGTTTGATGAACATCAGAACTATTGGGATAGACTGCCATTCACATCGAACAGTTTGATGAACATGTCAAGATCATGCGCCTAAACTAGTCTCAACCTACCAATAGTTTGCAACACAGCACAAGAAGGCTCGACATCTTAGATCTCGTCGAGAGTATCTGCTTGAGACAAAGAATACTTGAATGCAATGGGCCGAAGGGCATCGACAATAGGTAGTAGTTCCGATTACCAAGATAAATTACTTCAAGATAACCACGTCCCCGATTTTTGGGCCTGCAGCAATGCCACCGGCAGAAGGGGCATCGTCATCCATCCCGCCACCCATGTCTGCACCAGCTCCCTGATACATCTTGGCGAAGACGGGGTTGCAAATGCTATCGAGTTCCTTCATCTTGTCTTCAAACTCGTCAGCCTCCGCCAACTGGTTGCCATCGAGCCACTGGATAGCCTGCTCGGTCGCATCCTCGACCTTCTTCTTGTCTGCTGCATCAAGCTTCGACGCGATCTTGTCATCCTTGATGGTATTTCTCATGTTGTATGCATAGGTCTCCAGGGCATTCTTTGCCTCCACCTTCTTCTTGTGCTCTTCGTCCACTGACCTGTACTTCTCCGCTTCCTGCACCATCTCCTCAATCTCCTCCTTGTCAGTCATTGGTAATGGTGATCTTGTTCTTCTGTCCGGCGGTCTTGTCCTCAGCAGAGACATTCAAGATACCGCTGGCATCAAACCGTGATACGAGGAACACCCCTCGGAGCAGGCGGAATTCCGGAGAGTTCAATTTCTCCAAGCAGATTGTTATCTCACCCTCGGAGACCCGGATCAAGACACCAGGCTGGTTGTCGGAATAGGGGGAGATGACCTGCTCCTTCTTTGTGGGGATGGTGGTGTTCCAGGGGATCAAGACGGTCATGACTCCTCCAGCAGTCTGCAGACCGAGAGAGAGTGGCGTGACATCCAGCAGAAGCTAAGTCCTGCACCTTCTCATTACCCTCACCACTAAGAATGGCAGCCTGAACAGCAGCAGCACCATAAGCAACTGCCTCACCAGGATTAATACTTTTGCATAGCTCCTTCCCGTCGAAGAAGTCCTGCAACAGCTGTTGACACTGCTCTTGTCGTCCATCTTTGCATCCCTCGaacacttctcgactggttccagaCACTTTCTCTGAACAGGTCCATGTTAAGCTCTTCGAAGCTGGCTCTTGTGATACGGAAGTAGAAATCAATGCCCTCGTACAAGAAATCAATCTCAATTGTGGTCTGTGCGGTGGAGAAGAGAGTCCTCTTTGCCCTCTCACATGATGTTCTCAGCCTCCTAAGAGCCCTTGGGTTGCCGCTAATATCCTTCTTGCGCTTTCTCTGAACTCTTGGACAGATGGTTCGCCATGCACtcgtcaaaatcctcaccaacaggAGCCCTGACCTCAAAAATACCCTCCTCGATTGTAAGAAGAGAGACATCAAAGGTACCTCCGCCAAGGACAAAGATGGGAACATTTCggtgagaattgattcataaataattattttagatatttatttatattttaaataatattaatcatattGTAGCTAGTTTTATTTTAAGTAACTTATGATCTGAAAAATTATTATCATGGGGATCTTTTTATACTTAATCATAGGTGATATAAGATGACGAGATAGTTACTATTAGGTTGTATGAGAttaggaatattttaaaatgttctTAGTTTTATCTCTTGTTTAatactattttaatttttttgtttggaaatattatcttttaattaCATCGTAGTATTTTGTTTTTAATCAGTTTATTGCTTCTTCATCTCCGTATCAAAGTCAAATTCAATCTTAATTAAGTATTATCACttctaatgataattttataactCAATCCC of the Musa acuminata AAA Group cultivar baxijiao chromosome BXJ2-10, Cavendish_Baxijiao_AAA, whole genome shotgun sequence genome contains:
- the LOC103968991 gene encoding protein spotted leaf 11, whose translation is MDEGANEAAAPEVPTAAGRVVDRLAEAVEEIAGISDYRNAYKKQFCNLSRRIKLLAPMFEELKESNDPISKPAVGALEKLNRALDSAKDLLRLGREGSKIFLVLERDRIMEMFQVVTFQLEQALDKIPFDEIDISDEVKEQVELVHSQFKRAKERIDATDTELHTDLLSVYSMSADAKVDSTILQSLAEKLQLMTISDLKQESIALHEMVVSSGGDPGKIIEKMVMLLKKVKDFVQTQQSEMGTPTNPRVLPSHGTTKTPIIPDDFRCPISLELMGDPVIVSTGQTYERGYIKKWLEAGHNTCPKTQQKLSSTSLTPNYVLRSLIMRWCEENGMEPPKRPAQTGKPPSDCSASEHAKVVDLLHKLSSQNLEDQRSAAGELRLLAKRNADNRVCIAEAGAIPVLVSLLVTHDMRTQEHAVTALLNLSIFEENKGKIIVSGAVPGIVHVLKRGSMEARENAAATLFSLSVVDRNKVIIGESGAIPPLVLLLSEGSQRGKKDAATALFNLCIYQGNKGKAVRAGVIQTLMGLLTDPEASMMDEALAIMAILSSHPEGKAAITAAEALPVLIKVIRSGSPRNKENAAAVLVHLCNGEQQQQHLAELQEQGMMEPLFAMVESGTDRGKRKAAQLLERMNRFLDQQKEAHVQAKAQTRAWIQGLVDRSRDTTASASTDT